A region from the Arachis ipaensis cultivar K30076 chromosome B01, Araip1.1, whole genome shotgun sequence genome encodes:
- the LOC107611790 gene encoding uncharacterized protein LOC107611790, translating into MADAPPPSLSELMRMVVELQQANQRMADENQIMAAQIAEINHARIEHNDAHRKRAEDEEHQSQPTHVSETARHEEQQPEDEKEESEDPVGPFTEEVMNFELLKRFTLPLTLTPYDGLGDPRKFLKKFRSIMIVNGASDTVLCRCFLNYLDGPALDWLCALPAGSISRFHQLAKLFEEHFAGSAIYLHDSDYLNTIKQGPNESLKELMTRFTKVAISIPDLYPEVHLHAIKSGLRPGKFQETIAVAKPKTLAEFREKAKGQIDIEELRQARKSDKSNFREEDKSSTIKKSFKLTPRFDSYTQFNTRREDIIKEILNSKLIMPPRKADTYQYAKNMDKSKYCAFHQKHGHNTDDCVVAKDLLERLARQGHLDKYVGGHIQKRGPSSTTNDLSEQNRGKEKASTSQYERPRGIINCISGGYASGGYSNSARKRSFRSICSVNGPQQDVATTNQQPEVTFTHADFNSSIQNLDDPVVITLQLGDLLVKKVLLDPGSSADVLFYSTFQKMKLSDNMLHSTGGDLVGFSGERVPILGSVWLQTTLGEHPLSKTNDIQYLVVDCFSPYNLMVNLF; encoded by the coding sequence ATGGCTGACGCACCGCCTCCTTCACTGTCCGAACTTATGCGAATGGTAGTTGAGCTACAACAAGCCAATCAGCGAATGGCTGACGAGAACCAAATAATGGCTGCCCAAATTGCTGAAATAAATCATGCTCGGATTGAGCACAACGATGCTCATCGCAAGCGAGCAGAAGACGAGGAACATCAGTCCCAACCCACTCATGTTTCGGAGACTGCTCGACACGAGGAGCAGCAGCccgaagatgaaaaagaagagtcCGAAGACCCTGTGGGTCCCTTCACAGAAGAAGTAATGAACTTCGAACTGCTGAAGAGGTTCACTCTGCCGCTGACCCTCACGCCTTATGATGGACTCGGAGACCCGAGGAAATTTCTAAAGAAATTCCGATCAATAATGATTGTCAATGGTGCATCAGATACAGTCTTATGTCGTTGTTTTCTGAATTATTTAgatggtcctgcacttgattggttgtgTGCTTTGCCTGCAGGTTCCATTTCGCGCTTTCATCAGTTGGCGAAGTTATTTGAAGAGCATTTCGCTGGATCCGCAATATACTTGCATGATTCCGATTACTTGAACACTATCAAGCAAGGACCGAACGAAAGCTTAAAGGAATTAATGACCCGCTTCACCAAGGTCGCGATCAGCATACCAGACCTCTACCCCGAGGTCCATCTGCACGCGATTAAAAGTGGCCTCCGACCCGGAAAGTTCCAGGAGACAATCGCAGTAGCAAAACCGAAGACTCTAGCAGAATTTCGGGAGAAAGCAAAAGGACAAATTGATATCGAGGAACTCAGACAAGCTCGGAAGTCTGACAAGTCAAACTTCCGCGAAGAAGATAAGAGCTCAACCATTAAGAAAAGTTTTAAACTAACACCTCGATTTGATTCCTATACGCAGTTTAACACTAGGAGGGAAGACATAATCAAAGAAATCTTGAACTCCAAACTAATCATGCCTCCAAGAAAGGCCGACACGTACCAATATGCAAAAAACATGGACAAATCGAAGTACTGCGCTTTCCACCAGAAACACGGCCACAATACCGATGATTGTGTGGTCGCCAAGGATCTTTTAGAACGACTAGCAAGACAAGGACACCTAGACAAGTACGTCGGTGGTCACATCCAAAAACGCGGCCCTAGTTCCACAACAAACGACCTCTCTGAACAAAACCGAGGAAAAGAGAAGGCATCTACAAGCCAATATGAAAGACCACGAGGTATAATCAATTGTATTTCAGGAGGATACGCCAGTGGAGGATACTCAAACTCGGCGAGGAAAAGATCGTTTAGATCCATATGTTCTGTAAACGGACCACAACAAGACGTAGCAACCACTAATCAACAACCCGAAGTCACTTTCACACACGCCGACTTCAACTCCAGTATACAAAATTTGGACGACCCCGTGGTGATCACCCTTCAGCTAGGAGATCTATTAGTGAAAAAAGTACTCTTGGACCCCGGGAGCAGCGCCGACGTTCTGTTTTACTCCACATTTCAAAAGATGAAGCTCAGCGACAACATGCTGCACTCAACAGGAGGAGATTTGGTCGGCTTCTCAGGAGAACGAGTTCCAATACTCGGAtcagtgtggttacaaaccacactgggTGAGCATCCTCTTTCAAAAACTAATGATATTCAATATTTAGTAGTTGACTGTTTCAGTCCATATAACCTTATGGTCAACCTTTTTTAA
- the LOC110266559 gene encoding uncharacterized protein LOC110266559: MGNQKRLHEISEQSEAFSVWEKEYPYMAVVDEYCQSSADVTLAKEVGDMAIGQYMQVVGLRLASLGRSQELKNKRVVAEKGEVSVLKEELVKSKSVAAELQARLTETKKLLKETKESYSKDVENLKKKESDLVNMQTRLIELTTQFKEMEKKKADEILDSFVEGFERARLQVKFLVPDADLSGMDPRKIVRDGQLIEDDGDAEDEADNV; encoded by the exons ATGGGTAATCAAAAAAGGCTTCATGAAATTTCTGAACAAAGTGAGGCATTTTCGGTGTGGGAAAAGGAGTATCCTTATATGGCTGTGGTGGACGAGTATTGTCAGTCGTCGGCTGATGTTACTCTTGCAAAGGAAGTCGGGGACATGGCTATTGGGCAGTATATGCAG GTTGTTGGTCTGCGCCTTGCAAGTCTTGGGCGTAGCCAAGAGTTGAAAAATAAGAGGGTTGTTGCAGAGAAAGGAGAGGTTTCTGTTTTGAAGGAGGAGTTGGTGAAGAGTAAGAGTGTTGCTGCTGAGCTTCAAGCGCGTTTGACTGAGACCAAGAAGTTGTTGAAGGAAACTAAAGAAAGTTACTCTAAAGATGtggaaaatttgaagaaaaaggaaagtgATCTGGTGAACATGCAAACTCGTCTGATTGAGCTTACTACTCAATTTAAGGAGATGGAGAAGAAAAAGGCGGATGAGATATTAGATTCATTTGTTGAAGGGTTTGAAAGGGCAAGGTTGCAGGTTAAGTTTTTGGTTCCGGATGCCGATCTCTCTGGCATGGATCCTAGAAAGATAGTTCGAGATGGTCAACTAATCGAAGATGATGGCGATGCAGAAGATGAAGCCGATAATGTTTAA